In Brachypodium distachyon strain Bd21 chromosome 2, Brachypodium_distachyon_v3.0, whole genome shotgun sequence, one genomic interval encodes:
- the LOC100833669 gene encoding pyridoxal phosphate homeostasis protein: MAAAAAEGAAAPVAAAMRTVLARAGRAAERSGRAAEAVRVVAVGKTKPVSLLRQLYDAGHRCFGENYVQEFVTKAPQLPEDIRWHFVGHLQSNKVKSLVAAVPNLDMVEGVGNEKIANHLDRAVVSLGREPLKVMVQVNTSGEESKSGIDPSRCVELAKHVKLDCPNLIFSGLMTIGMKDYSSTPENFKALVNCKIEVCKALGMLTEQFELSMGMSGDFEQAIELGSTNVRIGSTIFGPRDYPNQKQNQ; encoded by the exons atggcagcggcggcggcggagggggcggCTGCTCCGGTCGCGGCGGCGATGCGGACGGTGCTGGCGCGGGCGGGGCGTGCGGCGGAGCGGtcggggcgggcggcggaggcggtgcgggtggtggcggtggggaAGACCAAGCCGGTGTCGCTGCTGCGGCAGCTCTACGACGCCGGGCACCGCTGCTTCGGCGAGAACTACGTCCAGGAGTTCGTCACCAAGGCGCCGCAG CTCCCGGAAGATATCCGGTGGCATTTCGTCGGGCACTTGCAGAGCAACAAAGTGAAATCCCTAGTAG CTGCTGTTCCAAATCTTGACATGGTTGAGGGTGTAGGTAATGAAAAG ATTGCTAATCACCTTGACCGTGCTGTCGTTAGCTTGGGGAGGGAGCCTTTGAAAGTTATGGTGCAAGTAAACACTAGTGGAGAAGAAT CAAAATCTGGTATTGATCCTTCTAGATGCGTGGAGCTTGCTAAGCATGTGAAACTAGACTGCCCAAACCTAATATTTTCAGGTCTCATGACAATAGGAATGAAAGATTACTCCTCGACACCGGAAAATTTTAAG GCACTGGTAAATTGCAAAATTGAAGTTTGCAAGGCCCTAGGGATGCTGACAGAACAGTTCGAACTCTCCATGGGAATGTCTGGAGACTTTGAGCAAGCA ATTGAGCTGGGTAGCACCAATGTGAGGATTGGGTCAACCATTTTCGGACCAAGGGACTATCCAAACCAAAAGCAGAATCAGTGA
- the LOC100844264 gene encoding uncharacterized protein YAE1, with product MGKEDDNLEFEVSASTAGNGDDVVDDDVWDDDDASDSPGCGSVLDREWAYRQNQFRKMGYRDGITEGQKDAAQEGFNIGFMESVHIAYRWGLVRGITSALASLPDRLKEKLLPSDQCRVRLQSLHNSVQEISADDALQMFHESTLDSNRPLEEPHVKSEEDEAADSSRLETLPKNLLLLLHECPNIKVHEEMARVM from the exons ATGGGAAAGGAAGATGATAATTTGGAATTCGAAGT gagcgcctccaccgcag GCAACGGTGATGATGTTGTTGATGACGACGTTtgggatgatgatgatgcgtCAGATTCTCCAGGTTGTGGATCCGTCTTAGACAGAGAATGGGCCTACAGGCAGAACCAGTTCCGTAAG ATGGGTTACAGGGATGGGATAACTGAAGGGCAGAAGGATGCTGCCCAAGAGGGTTTCAATATCGGGTTTATGGAATCTGTGCATATTGCCTATAGGTGGGGTCTTGTTCGGGGAATTACTAG TGCACTAGCTAGTCTTCCTGATAGGTTGAAGGAAAAACTGTTGCCCAGCGACCAATGTAGAGTAAGACTTCAAAGTCTCCATAACTCTGTCCAAGAAATTTCAGCAGATGACGCGCTACAAATGTTCCACGAGAGCACTCTTGACAGTAACCGTCCATTGGAGGAACCGCATGTAAAATCagaagaagacgaagctgCAGATTCTAGCAGGCTCGAAACTTTACCAAAGAATCTCTTGTTGCTGTTGCATGAGTGCCCAAATATTAAAGTTCATGAAGAGATGGCACGAGTTATGTAA
- the LOC100833981 gene encoding CSC1-like protein At3g54510, translated as MDAEGLLASAAINLGLALVALSLFSMLKKQPGNAPVYQPRRMAAGGGGVLPLGTGRLTPSFRWVGAAFRISEEDVLRRHGLDALAVIRLFKFGIKCFSVCSIVGVLILAPVNYTSQGPSGLKRPNSMELFTVSNVTRGSDRLWVHFSCLCFISFYVVYLLHKEYKEMSHKRIQHLKYHRKRPDQFTILVQGIPICSDHGAYGCHADHFFSQHYLTYESYQILHDIGNIEALQKLASSLEKQIKRKRDTRRCSFWRWIWCKLTLGSIDAHSQERKLKEVHQSIRLLQCENMLKQKELPVAFVSFKSRLEAAQAAEMQQHVNPLSLVTRYAPEPTDAIWSNLAIPFSRIAAYKIGVFIAAFLLTVFFTIPVTAVQGIVQFEKIKKWFPLARAVQLIPGLNSVVTGYLPSMILNGFIYLIPFAMLGMASFEGCISKSQKEIKACNMVFYFLLGNVFFLSILSGSLLDQIGESFTHPKDIPSRLASAVSAQSDFFITYILTNGMSGFSFEVLQFGLLTWHFLKVHSVGHTDEPYLYGFPYYRVVPIVALAVLIGMVYAVVAPLLLPILVIYFLLGYAVFINQMEDVYEITYDTCGQYWPNIHHYIFLSVTLMQTTMIGLFGLKSKPGASFATIPLLVLNIMFNEYCKVRFLPTFQCRPVQICKENDDLDKTEGAAEGSSDHAIRAYTPPWMRPMQCSSESSSVQPLVRCFV; from the exons ATGGACGCGGAGGGTTTGCTGGCGTCTGCGGCGATCAACCTGGGGCTGGCGCTGGTGGCGCTGTCGCTCTTCTCCATGCTGAAGAAGCAGCCCGGGAACGCGCCCGTCTACCAGCCGCGGCGgatggcggccggcggcggcggcgtgttGCCGCTCGGCACGGGGCGGCTGACCCCGTCCTTCCGGTGGGTCGGCGCCGCGTTCCGGATCTCCGAGGAAGACGTGCTGCGGCGCCACGGGCTCGACGCCCTCGCCGTCATCCGCCTCTTCAAGTTTGG GATCAAGTGTTTCAGTGTCTGCTCAATTGTTGGAGTGTTGATCCTTGCGCCGGTAAATTATACCAGTCAAGGCCCTTCCGGCCTCAAAAGGCCAAATTCGATGGAGCTTTTCACGGTGTCCAATGTTACCAGGGGCTCTGACAG GCTTTGGGTCCATTTCTCGTGTCTATGCTTCATATCCTTttatgtggtgtatttgcttcATAAG GAGTATAAAGAAATGTCCCACAAAAGAATACAGCACTTGAAGTATCACAGGAAGAGACCTGATCAATTTACCATTTTAGTTCAAGGAATTCCTATATGCTCAGATCACGGAGCTTATGGTTGTCATGCTGATCACTTCTTCTCACAACACTACCTGACATACGAATCATATCAAATATTACATGACATAGGAAATATTGAGGCATTACAG AAGCTGGCATCTTCCCTTGAGAAACAGATAAAGAGGAAAAGAGATACCCGAAGATGTAGCTTTTGGAGATGGATCTGGTGCAAGCTCACATTAGGATCAATAGATGCTCACAGTCAGGAACGTAAACTGAAGGAAGTGCACCAGTCTATTCGTCTCCTGCAGTGTGAAAACATGCTTAAACAAAAG GAGTTACCCGTAGCTTTTGTCTCATTCAAATCCCGGTTGGAGGCTGCCCAAGCTGCTGAGATGCAACAGCATGTCAATCCGCTATCCCTGGTTACACGATATGCTCCCGAACCAACTGATGCAATATGGTCAAATCTGGCTATTCCCTTCAGCCGTATTGCTGCATATAAGATTGGAGTCTTCATTGCTGCATTTCTACTAACGGTGTTCTTCACCATCCCTGTCACAGCGGTGCAAGGGATAGTACAATTTGAGAAGATTAAGAAATGGTTCCCACTGGCTAGAGCTGTGCAACTTAT TCCAGGTTTGAATTCTGTTGTAACTGGATATCTTCCAAGCATGATCTTAAATGGATTTATCTACTTGATTCCCTTCGCGATGCTTGGTATGGCTTCATTTGAAGGTTGTATTTCCAAAAGCCAAAAGGAAATCAAGGCCTGCAACATGGTGTTCTACTTCTTGCTAGGAAATGTTTTCTTCCTGAGTATTCTTTCAGGTTCTCTACTCGATCAGATAGGAGAATCCTTTACGCACCCGAAAGACATCCCTAGCCGTCTTGCTAGTGCTGTTTCTGCACAG TCAGATTTCTTCATCACATACATCTTGACCAACGGCATGTCaggattttcttttgaggTTCTTCAGTTTGGTTTGCTTACATGGCACTTCTTGAAGGTGCATTCAGTTGGACATACTGACGAGCCGTATCTCTATGGCTTCCCTTACTACAGAGTTGTGCCCATCGTTGCCCTTGCAGTGTTGATTGGAATGGTTTATGCTGTAGTTGCACCTCTTCTGCTTCCGATTCTTGTGATATATTTTTTGCTTGGTTATGCAGTGTTCATCAACCAG ATGGAAGATGTATATGAAATCACATACGACACTTGTGGACAATATTGGCCTAATATTCACCACTACATCTTCCTCTCAGTCACGCTCATGCAAACTACCATGATAGGTTTGTTCGGGCTGAAGTCGAAGCCAGGAGCTTCGTTTGCCACGATTCCCTTGCTTGTGTTGAACATCATGTTCAACGAGTACTGCAAGGTTCGGTTTCTTCCAACTTTCCAATGCCGACCGGTCCAG ATCTGCAAGGAGAATGATGACCTTGATAAAACTGAGGGGGCAGCAGAAGGCAGCTCGGATCATGCCATCAGGGCTTATACACCGCCATGGATGCGTCCGATGCAATGCTCCTCAGAATCCAGCTCGGTGCAACCTTTAGTTCGTTGTTTTGTATAG